From Salvelinus sp. IW2-2015 unplaced genomic scaffold, ASM291031v2 Un_scaffold4151, whole genome shotgun sequence, a single genomic window includes:
- the LOC139026222 gene encoding putative uncharacterized protein DDB_G0286901, with protein sequence MLTKGEINNAGDPTNQENQQPGDQTNRRIQQTRRITTKRSTNPGDSNNQEINNQEIKQQQGDQQQGRSTNRNQQPRRSKTKVDQQTGDQQPGRSKQTGRSRPRKINDQEINKPGDQTTEEINQPRKLNKTGDVTNQEDQTKLRKINNPEIQQTGRSNDCKKINNQENQPNRKKSHPGEFNDQKNHKPGRINKNQESINQGDQHQEDHNRRLTTRKSTTKEINQPGESTTKEDQTTRRSNNVEIKQPGGSNKQEDQHQEIKATGATSNNQGDQQTGDQTTKRSTTQESNKQESNNQEINNQEINNEEDKQTGESTTRRLNTTKEINNQEINNQGINNQEIKQPGEFNNEEIQQPGESTTRRSTTRRSYKPGDHNQENQQPGDQQPKEITTRKNQQPEINKRGDQQTRKLNKPGDQTTQEINNRDQQPGDQTKPGDQRPRDQQTRNQQTGRSTTKRSTTRRFNKRGDQQTGDQRPGDQTNPEIQQPGRSTTQEINNQEINNQEINTRRSNNRRINDQGRSTTRRSQTRKINNQEIHNQEINNAGRSNNQEIKTKEINNEINNGRKINKQEINDQEINENRKSTNRKINNQEINNQEIHNEEIKQTGDKTKEINKPGDQQPVSTTREINNQEINKQEITQQEINKRGINKQEINRPGDNDQEINNQEIQETTNQDRIKQEINKPGDQQTGDQPNQEIKQTEMHEGSNKPGRFNDQRRFNTTGDQQPETDRVNNPGINKQESTTRRSTTRRSTEIHRDPRRRSTRKESTTGESNNRRCQTPRDQQPGNNKQEKQTRDQQPRRNKPDHESTTMEIKHQGDQQPQEIQPDQTRRFKHQEINNRATTRTRNQTTRRSQNKINNG encoded by the exons ATGTTGACGAAGGGG GAGATCAACAACGCAGGAGATCCAACCAACCAGGAGAATCAACAACCAGGAGATCAAACAAACAGGAGAATTCAACAAACCAGGAGAATCACAACCAAGAGATCAACAAACCCAGGAGATTCAAACAACCAGGAGATCAACAACCAAGAGATCAAACAACAACAAGGAGATCAACAACAAGGAAGATCAACAAACAGGAATCAACAACCCAGGAGATCAAAAACCAAAGTAGATCAACAAACAGGAGATCAACAACCAGGTAGATCAAAACAAACAGGAAGATCAAGACCCAGGAAGATCAACGACCAGGAGATCAACAAACCAGGAGATCAAACAACTGAGGAGATCAACCAACCAAGGAAGCTCAACAAAACAGGAGATGTCACCAACCAGGAAGATCAAACGAAACTCAGGAAGATCAACAACCCAGAGATTCAACAAACAGGAAGATCCAACGACTGCAAGAAGATCAACAACCAGGAAAATCAACCAAACAGGAAGAAATCACATCCAGGAGAATTCAACGACCAGAAGAATCACAAACCAGGGAGAATCAACAAAAACCAAGAATCAATAAACCAGGGAGATCAACACCAGGAAGATCACAACAGGAGATTAACAACCAGGAAATCAACAACCAAGGAGATCAACCAACCAGGAGAATCAACGACCAAGGAAGATCAAACAACCAGGAGATCAAACAACGTGGAGATCAAACAACCAGGAGGCTCAAACAAACAGGAAGATCAACACCAGGAGATCAAAGCAACAGGAGCCACTTCAAACAACCAGGGAGATCAACAAACAGGAGATCAAACGACCAAGAGATCAACAACTCAGGAATCCAACAAACAGGAGTCAAACAACCAAGAGATCAACAACCAGGAGATCAACAACGAGGAAGATAAACAAACAGGAGAATCAACGACCAGGAGACTCAACACAACCAAGGAGATCAACAACCAGGAGATCAACAACCAAGGAATCAACAACCAGGAGATCAAACAACCAGGAGAATTCAACAACGAGGAGATTCAACAACCAGGAGAATCAACGACCAGGAGATCAACGACAAGGAGATCATACAAACCAGGAGATCACAACCAGGAAAATCAACAACCAGGAGATCAACAACCAAAGGAGATCACAACCAGGAAGAATCAACAACCGGAGATCAACAAACGTGGAGATCAACAAACCAGGAAGCTCAACAAACCAGGAGATCAAACAACCCAGGAGATCAACAACAGGGATCAACAACCAGGAGATCAAACAAAACCAGGAGATCAACGACCAAGAGATCAACAAACCAGGAATCAACAAACAGGAAGATCAACAACCAAGAGATCAACAACCAGGAGATTCAACAAACGAGGAGATCAACAAACAGGAGATCAACGACCAGGAGATCAAACAAACCCGGAGATCCAACAACCAGGGAGATCAACAACCCAGGAAATCAACAACCAGGAGATCAACAACCAGGAGATCAACACGAGGAGATCAAACAACAGGAGAATCAACGACCAAGGAAGATCAACGACCAGGAGATCACAAACCAGGAAGATCAACAACCAGGAAATTCACAACCAGGAGATCAACAACGCAGGGAGATCAAACAACCAGGAGATCAAAACCAAGGAGATCAACAAC GAGATCAACAACGGCAGGAAGATCAACAAACAGGAGATCAACGACCAAGAGATCAACGAAAACAGGAAATCAACAAACAGGAAGATCAACAACCAAGAGATCAACAACCAGGAGATTCACAACGAGGAGATCAAACAAACAGGAGATAAAACCAAGGAGATCAACAAACCAGGAGATCAACAACCAG TCAGCACGACCAGGGAGATCAACAACCAGGAGATCAACAAACAGGAGATCACAcaacaggagatcaacaaacgaGGAATCAACAAACAGGAGATCAACAGACCAGGAGACAACGACCAAGAGATCAACAACCAGGAGATACAGGAAACAACAAACCAGGATCGAATCaaacaggagatcaacaaaccaGGAGATCAACAAACAGGAGATCAACCAAACCAGGAAATCAAGCAAACCGAGATGCACGAGGGATCAAACAAACCAGGGAGATTCAACGACCAGAGAAGATTCAACACAACCGGAGATCAACAACCGGAGACCGACAGAGTCAACAATCCAGGAATCAACAAACAGGAATCAACAACCAGGAGATCAACAACCAGGAGATCAACAGAGATCCACAGAGATCCAAGAAGGAGATCAACACGAAAAGAGTCAACAACAGGAGAATCAAACAACAGGAGATGTCAAACACCAAGAGATCAACAACCAGGAAATAACAAACAGGAGAAACAAACCAGGGATCAACAACCAAGGAGAAACAAACCAGACCATGAGTCAACGACCATGGAGATCAAACACCAGGGAGATCAACAACCCCAGGAAATACAACCAGATCAAACGAGGAGATTCAAACACCAGGAGATCAACAACAGAGCAACAACGAGAACACGGAATCAAACAACCAGGAGAAGTCAAAACAAGATCAACAACGGATGA